The following coding sequences are from one Epinephelus moara isolate mb chromosome 7, YSFRI_EMoa_1.0, whole genome shotgun sequence window:
- the rpl8 gene encoding 60S ribosomal protein L8, whose protein sequence is MGRVIRGQRKGAGSVFKAHVKHRKGAAKLRHIDFAERHGYIKGIVKDIIHDPGRGAPLAKVAFRDPYRFKKRTELFIAAEGIHTGQFIYCGKKAQLNIGNVLPVGTMPEGTIICCLEEKPGDRGKLARASGNYATVISHNPETKKSRVKLPSGSKKVIASANRAVVGVVAGGGRIDKPILKAGRAYHKYKAKRNCWPRVRGVAMNPVEHPFGGGNHQHIGKPSTIRRDAPAGRKVGLIAARRTGRLRGTKTVQEKEN, encoded by the exons ATGGGACGTGTGATCAGGGGACAGAGAAAAGGTGCGGGCTCCGTGTTCAAAGCCCACGTCAAGCACAGAAAAGGTGCCGCTAAACTCCGTCACATTGACTTCGCTGAACGCCATGGTTACATCAAGGGGATTGTGAAG GATATCATCCATGACCCCGGCCGTGGTGCTCCCCTGGCCAAAGTGGCCTTCCGTGACCCATACCGCTTCAAGAAGAGGACAGAGCTCTTCATCGCTGCTGAGGGCATCCACACCGGACAGTTCATCTACTGCGGCAAGAAGG CTCAGCTGAACATCGGCAATGTCCTGCCCGTCGGCACAATGCCCGAGGGAACCATCATCTGCTGTCTGGAGGAGAAGCCCGGTGACAGAGGCAAGCTGGCCCGCGCGTCAGGAAACTACGCCACGGTCATCTCACACAACCCTGAGACCAAGAAGTCCAGAGTCAAGCTGCCCTCAGGCTCCAAGAAGGTGATCGCCTCTGCCAACAGAGCTGTTGTCG GTGTGGTTGCTGGAGGTGGTCGTATTGACAAGCCCATCCTGAAGGCTGGTCGTGCCTACCACAAGTACAAGGCCAAGAGGAACTGCTGGCCACGTGTCCGTGGTGTGGCTATGAAT CCCGTTGAGCATCCCTTCGGTGGTGGTAACCATCAGCATATTGGCAAACCCTCCACAATCAGGAGGGACGCACCTGCTGGTCGCAAGGTCGGTCTTATCGCTGCCCGTCGTACAGGCAGACTGCGTGGAACAAAGACCGTACAGGAGAAGGAGAACTAA